A genome region from Rhodanobacter thiooxydans includes the following:
- a CDS encoding multifunctional CCA addition/repair protein, with product MQIFLVGGAVRDKLLKRPVVDRDHVVVGATPEQLLALGYKPVGKDFPVFLHPATSEEYALARTERKSGRGYHGFVFQADPTITLEQDLARRDLTINAIAEDEHGVLTDPFGGVRDLEARLLRHASPAFVEDPVRVLRVARFAARFAPLGFTVAAETMALMRQMVADGEVDHLVPERVWAETRKALGEPQPSMFLRVLRECGALAVLFPEVDALYGVPQRAEFHPEIDTGVHMELVLDAAARLAPGNDVVGFCALTHDLGKALTPAAELPRHIGHEHRGVAPLRALAARLKVPTEHATLAELVCREHLNVHRALELKPTTVLKLLGALDALRRPARLELFLAACEADQRGRRGHEYDAYPQADYLRAARTAAAAVESADFVARGLAGPAIGQAMEAARIHAIAALRTQPSPSGSAV from the coding sequence ATGCAAATCTTCCTGGTCGGCGGCGCGGTCCGCGACAAGCTGTTGAAGCGCCCGGTGGTCGACCGCGATCACGTGGTGGTCGGCGCGACACCGGAGCAGCTGCTGGCGCTGGGCTACAAGCCGGTGGGCAAGGATTTCCCGGTGTTCCTGCATCCCGCGACCAGCGAGGAATACGCGCTGGCGCGCACCGAGCGCAAGAGCGGGCGCGGTTACCACGGCTTCGTGTTCCAGGCCGACCCGACGATCACGCTGGAGCAGGACCTGGCCCGCCGCGACCTCACCATCAACGCGATCGCCGAGGACGAGCACGGCGTGCTGACCGACCCGTTCGGTGGCGTGCGCGACCTCGAGGCGCGCCTGCTGCGCCACGCGTCGCCGGCGTTCGTCGAGGATCCGGTGCGGGTGCTGCGGGTGGCGCGTTTCGCCGCGCGATTTGCGCCGCTGGGTTTCACGGTGGCCGCGGAAACCATGGCGCTGATGCGGCAGATGGTGGCCGACGGCGAGGTCGACCACCTGGTGCCGGAACGGGTGTGGGCGGAAACACGCAAGGCGCTGGGCGAGCCGCAGCCGTCGATGTTCCTGCGCGTGCTGCGCGAGTGCGGCGCGCTGGCCGTGCTGTTTCCCGAGGTCGATGCGCTGTACGGCGTGCCACAACGCGCCGAGTTCCATCCGGAGATCGACACCGGTGTGCACATGGAGCTGGTGCTGGACGCGGCGGCGCGGCTGGCGCCGGGCAACGACGTGGTGGGCTTCTGCGCGTTGACCCACGATCTCGGCAAGGCGCTGACCCCGGCCGCCGAGCTGCCGCGCCACATCGGCCACGAGCATCGCGGCGTGGCGCCGCTGCGCGCGCTGGCGGCACGACTGAAGGTACCCACCGAGCACGCCACGCTGGCCGAGCTGGTCTGCCGGGAGCACTTGAACGTGCATCGCGCACTCGAGCTGAAACCTACCACCGTGCTGAAGCTGCTGGGCGCACTGGATGCCCTGCGCCGGCCGGCGCGGCTGGAGCTTTTCCTCGCCGCCTGCGAGGCGGACCAGCGCGGTCGGCGCGGCCACGAGTACGACGCCTACCCCCAGGCGGATTACCTGCGCGCGGCACGCACCGCCGCCGCCGCGGTCGAATCCGCCGACTTCGTCGCCCGCGGCCTGGCCGGCCCGGCGATCGGCCAGGCGATGGAGGCGGCGCGGATCCACGCCATCGCCGCGCTGAGAACTCAGCCTTCGCCAAGCGGATCCGCGGTATAA
- a CDS encoding LTA synthase family protein — MPSAFTPTSPLRQRFRPLWWLVVTFLLISLATRVVLLVISGSEVPHTPPNLLYAFGVGLGYDLVTCVYVAWPLVLLLWIVPTRSGRLSGLWRWLLSAVALLLTCALGLVALHLMYHATLKTTWPALLPFLFILPLTAFTYTSRAGQWVLYGFALLLLYGLLFVAASELVFWNEFSVRFNFIAVDYLVYTTEVIGNIRESYPIGLWLALLAAITLVLFALGRRALRVRDDGSRFWQRSKVALLWLVLTVISVAAVNGGMKDRVDNNYVNELAGNGIYQFFNAFRSSHLDYAKFYRTLPDDEAFRRVREMLKTSEASYVSDDPRDLTRAIRRVGPEQRLNVVLISVESLSGDYLGTFGNPNHLTPYLDSLVDQSLFFDQLYANGTRTVRGLEALALSVPPTPGDSLLKERNNENLFSLASVFNDRGYQSDFVYGGYGEFDNMNYFFGHNGYRAVDRRDIPKSATIHSENVWGVADEDLYTLAMGQMDQIHAEGKPFFLHVMTTSNHRPYTFPEGRVKQANGTRQGAVAYTDWAIGDFIRRARQKPYFDDTVFVITADHCASSAGKTSVPVNRYHVPLWIYAPKHVAPRRVDRLMGQVDIAPTLLGLLNFSYRSRFFGYDLFQLEPGRERAFPATYEKLGYLHRDVLTVLEPGRKLEQMKPDYATDDAVPLQPQDEEEIAQTVAYYQVASELFKRGQLVRRPTDATAVEPLPAAASAVPAAASSALAPAGSTAAPAAAASAAAPAH; from the coding sequence GTGCCGAGCGCGTTCACCCCGACCTCTCCCTTGCGTCAGCGTTTCCGCCCGTTGTGGTGGCTGGTAGTCACCTTCCTGCTCATCTCGCTTGCCACCCGCGTGGTGCTGCTGGTGATATCCGGCAGCGAGGTGCCGCACACGCCGCCGAACCTGCTGTACGCGTTCGGCGTGGGGCTGGGCTACGACCTGGTCACCTGCGTCTATGTGGCATGGCCGCTGGTGCTGTTGCTGTGGATCGTGCCGACGCGATCCGGGCGCCTGTCCGGACTGTGGCGCTGGCTGTTGTCTGCCGTCGCGCTGCTGCTGACCTGTGCGCTCGGCCTGGTCGCGCTGCACCTGATGTACCACGCCACACTCAAGACCACCTGGCCGGCGCTGCTGCCGTTCCTGTTCATACTGCCGCTGACCGCGTTCACCTACACCTCGCGTGCCGGCCAGTGGGTGCTGTACGGCTTCGCCCTGCTGCTGCTGTACGGGCTGCTGTTCGTGGCGGCGTCCGAGCTGGTGTTCTGGAACGAGTTCAGCGTGCGCTTCAACTTCATCGCGGTGGACTACCTCGTCTACACCACCGAGGTGATCGGCAACATCCGCGAGTCCTACCCGATCGGCCTGTGGCTGGCGCTGCTGGCGGCGATCACGCTGGTGCTGTTTGCGCTCGGCCGGCGCGCGCTGCGCGTGCGCGACGACGGCAGCCGCTTCTGGCAGCGCAGCAAGGTGGCGCTGCTGTGGCTGGTGCTGACGGTGATCTCGGTGGCCGCGGTGAACGGTGGCATGAAGGACCGCGTCGACAACAACTACGTCAACGAGCTGGCCGGCAACGGCATCTACCAGTTCTTCAACGCGTTCCGCAGCAGCCACCTCGACTACGCGAAGTTCTACCGCACGCTGCCGGACGACGAGGCATTCCGCCGCGTGCGCGAGATGTTGAAGACGTCCGAGGCCAGCTACGTCAGCGACGACCCGCGCGACCTCACCCGCGCGATCCGCCGGGTCGGTCCGGAGCAGCGCCTCAACGTGGTGCTGATCAGCGTGGAGAGCCTGTCCGGCGACTACCTGGGCACCTTCGGCAACCCGAACCACCTCACGCCGTACCTCGACTCGCTGGTCGACCAGAGCCTGTTCTTCGACCAGCTGTATGCCAACGGCACGCGTACCGTGCGCGGGCTGGAGGCGCTGGCGCTGTCGGTGCCGCCCACGCCCGGCGATTCGCTGCTGAAGGAGCGCAACAACGAGAACCTGTTCTCGCTGGCCAGCGTGTTCAACGACCGCGGCTACCAGTCGGACTTCGTCTACGGCGGCTACGGCGAGTTCGACAACATGAACTATTTCTTCGGCCACAACGGCTACCGCGCGGTCGACCGGCGCGACATCCCCAAGAGCGCCACCATCCACAGCGAGAACGTGTGGGGCGTGGCCGACGAAGACCTGTACACGCTGGCGATGGGCCAGATGGACCAGATCCATGCGGAAGGAAAACCGTTCTTCCTGCACGTCATGACCACCTCCAACCACCGCCCGTACACCTTCCCGGAAGGCCGCGTGAAGCAGGCCAATGGCACCCGCCAGGGTGCGGTGGCGTACACCGACTGGGCGATCGGCGACTTCATCCGGCGCGCGCGCCAGAAGCCGTACTTCGACGACACCGTGTTCGTGATCACCGCCGACCATTGCGCCTCCAGCGCGGGCAAGACCAGCGTGCCGGTGAACCGCTATCACGTGCCGCTGTGGATCTACGCGCCGAAGCACGTCGCGCCGCGGCGGGTGGACCGCCTGATGGGCCAGGTCGACATCGCGCCGACCCTGCTCGGCCTGCTCAACTTCAGCTACCGCTCGCGCTTCTTCGGCTACGACCTGTTCCAGCTCGAACCTGGCCGCGAACGCGCGTTCCCGGCCACCTACGAGAAGCTCGGCTACCTGCACCGCGACGTGCTCACCGTGCTGGAACCCGGCCGCAAGCTGGAGCAGATGAAGCCGGACTACGCCACCGACGACGCGGTGCCGCTGCAGCCGCAGGACGAGGAGGAGATTGCGCAGACGGTGGCCTACTACCAGGTCGCCAGCGAGCTGTTCAAGCGCGGCCAGCTGGTGCGCCGGCCGACCGACGCGACGGCAGTGGAGCCGCTGCCGGCAGCAGCGTCCGCGGTGCCTGCCGCAGCCAGTTCGGCGCTCGCGCCGGCCGGCTCGACCGCGGCACCGGCAGCGGCCGCTTCAGCCGCCGCGCCGGCGCACTGA
- a CDS encoding complex I NDUFA9 subunit family protein, with protein sequence MAAQQLVILGGTGFVGSHLVPRLVADGHRIVLLSRNRERHREFGVLPGVSVRSADVHDDAVLRRQLAGADAVINLVGILNPRGRDSFQRVHVELTRRLIAACEAGGVHRLHQMSSLKAGQGLSQYLKSRGEAEALVRASALDWTIYQPSVIFGRGDGLVSRFAKLLRQLPALPLARAPSRMAPTFVGDVAEVIARCVGDAKLGVRRSFELYGPEVLTLGEIVRAIRAAAGLRTPIIALPDSLGRLQAQFAGLLPGKPFSLDNFRSLLTDSVGTVDGYAALGIVPQALTRWLSSWLGEPPRHRRQAAARSLRR encoded by the coding sequence ATGGCCGCACAGCAACTCGTCATCCTCGGCGGCACCGGCTTCGTCGGCAGCCACCTGGTGCCGCGGCTGGTCGCCGACGGCCACCGCATCGTGCTGCTCAGCCGCAACCGCGAGCGGCACCGCGAGTTCGGCGTGCTGCCCGGGGTGAGCGTGCGCAGCGCCGACGTCCACGACGACGCCGTATTGCGCCGGCAACTGGCCGGCGCCGACGCGGTGATCAACCTGGTCGGCATCCTCAACCCGCGCGGCCGCGACAGCTTCCAGCGCGTGCACGTGGAACTCACCCGCCGGCTGATCGCCGCGTGCGAGGCTGGCGGCGTGCATCGCCTGCACCAGATGAGCTCGCTGAAGGCGGGCCAGGGCCTGTCGCAATACCTGAAGAGCCGCGGCGAGGCCGAGGCGTTGGTCAGGGCTTCCGCACTGGACTGGACCATCTACCAGCCCAGCGTGATCTTCGGCCGCGGCGACGGCCTGGTCAGCCGCTTCGCCAAGCTGCTGCGGCAGCTGCCGGCCCTGCCGCTGGCGCGCGCGCCGTCGCGGATGGCGCCCACCTTCGTCGGCGACGTGGCCGAGGTGATCGCCCGCTGTGTCGGCGACGCGAAGCTCGGCGTACGGCGCAGCTTCGAGCTGTACGGCCCCGAGGTGCTCACGCTGGGCGAGATCGTGCGCGCGATCCGCGCCGCCGCCGGCCTGCGCACGCCGATCATCGCGCTGCCCGACAGTCTCGGCCGGCTGCAGGCGCAGTTTGCGGGGCTACTGCCCGGCAAGCCTTTTTCGCTAGACAACTTCCGCTCGCTGCTGACCGACTCGGTCGGCACGGTGGACGGCTACGCCGCGCTGGGCATCGTGCCGCAGGCGCTCACGCGCTGGCTGTCGAGCTGGCTGGGCGAGCCGCCGCGGCACCGCCGGCAGGCCGCGGCGCGTTCACTGCGGCGCTGA
- a CDS encoding VanZ family protein, which translates to MDVQTSTPLRWHRAWVTLGGAIMLWVLWMALTPDPGITLEFPYGDKLLHAITFTCLMGWWGNVYRARRPRGWAALGCLAFGVFIEFAQWLDPPRDADALDVLADGVGIAIALLLLRTPLASVLAGVEAWSVRRRGG; encoded by the coding sequence ATGGACGTCCAGACGTCCACCCCGCTGCGCTGGCATCGCGCCTGGGTCACCCTGGGCGGTGCGATCATGCTGTGGGTGCTGTGGATGGCGCTGACGCCGGACCCAGGCATCACGCTGGAGTTTCCGTATGGCGACAAGCTGCTGCACGCCATCACCTTCACCTGCCTGATGGGCTGGTGGGGCAACGTCTACCGCGCTCGCCGCCCGCGTGGCTGGGCCGCGCTGGGATGCCTGGCCTTCGGCGTGTTCATCGAGTTCGCGCAGTGGCTGGACCCGCCGCGCGACGCCGATGCGCTGGACGTGCTGGCCGACGGCGTGGGCATCGCCATCGCGCTACTGCTGTTGCGCACGCCGCTCGCCAGCGTCCTGGCTGGCGTGGAGGCGTGGTCAGTGCGCCGGCGCGGCGGCTGA
- a CDS encoding class I SAM-dependent methyltransferase, translating into MPSRLPEPSADERAHSDRLLQLLREQIVSHGPMPFSQYMERCLYAPGLGYYSAGRTKFGAAGDFVTAPELGELFAGCVVNAVQPVLAMLGEQADFLELGGGSGAFAEEALKALAAGGTLPRQYLILEPSADLRERQRERLVAKLPGELHARVQWLDRPPEQDWRGVLFANEVVDALPATRFAMRQGEVYEEYVALDGEGRLIRVDRPADALVAGAVRHVERDLGVEFVDGYRSEILPQLPYWIQAVAGALSAGLLLFVDYGYVRREYYLPERDDGTLMAHYRHHTHSDPLYLPGLNDLTASVDFTALAEAGNSAGFGVAGYLPQAQFLIGAGLQQVFEREHAATADEHGRYRLAQQAKRLMLPEQMGERFQAMLLARGLDALPLPAELLAADQSRRL; encoded by the coding sequence ATGCCCTCCCGCCTCCCCGAACCCAGCGCCGACGAGCGCGCCCATTCCGACCGCCTGCTGCAGCTGCTGCGCGAGCAGATCGTCTCGCACGGGCCGATGCCGTTCTCGCAGTACATGGAGCGCTGCCTGTACGCGCCGGGACTGGGCTACTACAGCGCCGGGCGCACCAAGTTCGGCGCGGCCGGCGACTTTGTCACCGCACCGGAACTGGGTGAGCTGTTCGCCGGCTGCGTAGTCAACGCGGTGCAGCCGGTGCTGGCGATGCTGGGCGAGCAGGCGGATTTTCTCGAACTGGGCGGCGGCAGCGGTGCATTTGCCGAGGAGGCGCTGAAGGCGCTGGCGGCTGGCGGCACGCTGCCGCGGCAGTATCTGATCCTGGAGCCCAGCGCCGACCTGCGCGAACGCCAGCGCGAACGCCTCGTCGCGAAGCTGCCGGGTGAACTGCATGCCCGCGTGCAGTGGCTGGACCGTCCGCCCGAACAGGACTGGCGCGGGGTGCTGTTCGCCAACGAAGTGGTCGACGCGTTGCCGGCCACCCGCTTCGCGATGCGCCAGGGCGAGGTATACGAGGAGTACGTGGCGCTGGACGGCGAGGGCCGCCTGATCCGCGTCGACCGCCCCGCCGACGCGCTGGTGGCCGGTGCGGTACGCCATGTCGAGCGCGACCTCGGCGTCGAGTTCGTCGACGGCTACCGCTCGGAAATCCTGCCGCAGCTGCCGTACTGGATCCAGGCGGTGGCCGGCGCGCTCAGCGCCGGGCTGTTGTTGTTCGTCGACTACGGCTACGTGCGCCGCGAGTACTACCTGCCCGAGCGCGACGACGGCACGTTGATGGCGCATTACCGCCACCACACGCACAGCGATCCGCTGTACCTGCCCGGGTTGAACGACCTCACTGCCTCGGTCGATTTCACCGCGTTGGCCGAGGCCGGCAACAGCGCCGGCTTCGGCGTGGCCGGCTACCTGCCGCAGGCCCAGTTCCTGATCGGCGCCGGCTTGCAGCAGGTGTTCGAGCGCGAGCACGCGGCGACTGCCGACGAGCACGGCCGCTACCGGCTGGCGCAGCAGGCCAAGCGATTGATGCTGCCCGAGCAGATGGGCGAGCGCTTCCAGGCCATGCTGCTGGCGCGCGGCCTCGACGCGCTGCCATTGCCGGCCGAACTGCTCGCCGCCGACCAAAGCCGGCGGCTCTGA
- a CDS encoding TonB-dependent receptor: MKPSLLAVSLAVALGTSIAHAADTAPAMAAPAVTAIGGGPIDDGSRNKQPVEVQNLGEISVSGALDQARNALSPDTGSSQYVIDHKAIARLPLGASTPLNQVLLQAPGVVQDSYGGVHVRGDHANLQYRINGVIIPESIGGFGQSLDARTIDSVKLLDGALPAQYGLRTAAVVDITTKSGHDLGNGGSVGLTGGSNGTLNPNASVWGSNDRWSWFFTGNYMKNDAGIENPTPSKKPIHDHTNQVKGFGDISYLIDNDTRLSFLFGVANNRYQIPNNPGQVPAFGYHDTVDFNSADLDGRQRENTRFGVLALQGKLGATDYQVSVGQRYSSLAYAPDRIGELMFNGVASDVSRSNRASTLQADFATPLGDRHTLRYGVYGSFERAVSGNDAWVFPADADGNQTSTMPINILDGSRLVAKTWSAYVQDEWGIGEDWTLNYGLRGDRYQLVRAESQLSPRLGLVWQATGSTTVHAGYSRYFTPPATEMIASSNIAKFEGTTNAVADSGNNTPLAERSDYFDVGVSQNIGSAWTVGVDAYYRKVQRLQDEGQFGSALVYSTFNYAAGRVKGLEFTVNYEQGPLSAYFNASLGKAIGKRIITSQYNFAPDDLAWVNRHWIFLDHDQKLTSSGGVSYALDATTRVGADYLFGSGLRKDGAVPNGASLPAYFQLNLNVAHDFAFDRFGKLHAQLALINALDRTYELRDGSGIGVGAPQFGPRRGVYLSLQKDF, encoded by the coding sequence ATGAAACCTTCCCTGCTTGCCGTGAGTCTTGCCGTTGCCCTGGGTACAAGCATCGCGCATGCCGCCGACACGGCGCCGGCAATGGCTGCCCCCGCCGTCACTGCGATCGGGGGCGGTCCGATCGACGACGGCAGCCGCAACAAGCAGCCGGTCGAGGTGCAGAATCTGGGCGAAATCTCGGTTTCCGGCGCGCTCGACCAGGCACGCAACGCGCTGTCGCCGGATACCGGAAGCAGCCAGTACGTGATCGACCACAAGGCGATCGCACGGCTGCCGCTCGGCGCGTCCACGCCGCTGAATCAGGTGCTGCTGCAGGCGCCCGGCGTGGTGCAGGACTCCTATGGCGGCGTGCATGTGCGCGGCGACCACGCGAACCTGCAGTACCGCATCAACGGCGTGATCATTCCCGAGTCGATCGGCGGCTTCGGCCAAAGTCTGGACGCGCGCACGATCGACAGCGTGAAACTGCTCGACGGCGCGCTGCCGGCGCAGTACGGCCTGCGCACGGCGGCGGTGGTCGACATCACCACGAAGAGCGGCCACGACCTCGGCAACGGTGGCAGCGTCGGCCTCACCGGCGGCAGTAACGGCACGCTCAACCCGAACGCGTCGGTGTGGGGCAGCAACGATCGCTGGAGCTGGTTCTTCACCGGCAACTACATGAAGAACGACGCCGGCATCGAGAATCCCACGCCGAGCAAAAAGCCGATCCACGACCACACCAACCAGGTGAAGGGCTTCGGCGACATCAGCTACCTGATCGACAACGACACCCGCCTGAGCTTCCTGTTCGGCGTCGCCAACAACCGCTACCAGATTCCCAACAACCCCGGGCAGGTACCCGCCTTCGGCTACCACGACACGGTCGATTTCAACTCCGCCGACCTCGACGGACGCCAGCGCGAGAACACCCGCTTCGGCGTGCTGGCGCTGCAGGGCAAGCTGGGCGCGACCGACTACCAGGTGTCGGTGGGCCAGCGCTACAGCAGCCTCGCCTATGCGCCGGACCGGATCGGCGAGCTGATGTTCAACGGGGTCGCCTCCGACGTCAGCCGCAGCAACCGCGCCAGCACCCTGCAGGCCGACTTCGCCACCCCGCTGGGCGACCGCCACACGTTGCGCTACGGCGTCTACGGCAGCTTCGAGCGTGCGGTCAGTGGCAACGACGCATGGGTGTTCCCCGCCGACGCCGACGGCAACCAGACCAGCACCATGCCGATCAATATCCTCGACGGCAGCCGCCTCGTCGCGAAGACCTGGTCGGCCTACGTGCAGGACGAATGGGGCATCGGCGAGGACTGGACGCTGAACTACGGCCTGCGCGGCGACCGCTACCAGCTGGTGCGCGCGGAGAGCCAGCTGAGCCCGCGCCTGGGCCTGGTCTGGCAGGCCACCGGCAGCACCACCGTGCACGCCGGCTATTCGCGCTACTTCACTCCGCCGGCGACCGAGATGATCGCGAGCAGCAACATCGCGAAGTTCGAAGGCACCACCAACGCGGTGGCGGACAGCGGCAACAACACGCCACTGGCCGAGCGCTCGGACTACTTCGACGTCGGCGTCTCGCAGAACATCGGTTCGGCCTGGACCGTGGGCGTGGACGCCTACTACCGCAAGGTGCAGCGCCTGCAGGACGAGGGCCAGTTCGGCTCCGCGCTGGTCTACTCCACCTTCAACTACGCCGCCGGCCGGGTGAAGGGCCTGGAATTCACCGTCAACTACGAGCAGGGGCCGCTGTCGGCGTACTTCAATGCATCGCTGGGCAAGGCGATCGGCAAGCGCATCATCACCAGCCAGTACAACTTCGCGCCGGACGACCTGGCCTGGGTCAACCGCCACTGGATCTTCCTCGACCACGACCAGAAGCTCACCTCGTCCGGCGGCGTCAGCTATGCGCTGGACGCCACCACCCGGGTCGGCGCCGACTACCTGTTCGGCAGCGGCCTGCGCAAGGACGGCGCGGTGCCGAACGGTGCGTCGCTGCCGGCGTACTTCCAGCTCAACCTCAACGTCGCGCACGACTTCGCCTTCGATCGCTTCGGCAAGCTGCACGCGCAGCTGGCCTTGATCAACGCGCTGGACCGCACCTATGAACTGCGCGACGGCAGCGGCATCGGCGTCGGCGCACCGCAGTTCGGCCCGCGCCGCGGCGTATACCTGAGCCTGCAGAAGGATTTCTGA
- a CDS encoding tetratricopeptide repeat-containing sulfotransferase family protein: MVARQAHPLLRNRAVGLPAEVVRRLDEASGAMAGGDLARAEAALAAALALVPGNVEALRLSAQLQQLHGEHAQAVAILRQALAKDPRDALLHIGLGVSLQARGENEAALSALQRACELAPDFAPAWFNLGRMFQLLGRPAGAITALHRALDLDPEHLAARLLLAAAQASLGAEVQAAANYREVLRREPGHPEAWSGLSALDAECFGKDDVARLQQVLQMPQPTPHARIQLGFALARALEDQADYRAAFRALRKANAWRHRQLNWNAARMRAHVDAVLAAFAEPLAGAADATVGGPVIFLMALPHAGARLTGQVLAAHPYVGGVDESAHLQRVVSEESARRGKPLLQWLGTATPADWARLGTDYLARIGPVARGRPRLVDAHRLNWRLVGVAMAMLPGARVVHCRRNALETCFACYRELFAGGHDFSYDLDDLASYWRDHERLGRHWQRLFPQRLLVHDHEALLAEPDATVRRLLTFCGLDYDEACVGFQHEPADTRMALRTRQSWSREPAMAARYGAELDRLRLLLGAR, encoded by the coding sequence ATGGTGGCAAGGCAGGCGCATCCGCTGCTGCGCAACCGTGCCGTGGGTCTGCCGGCGGAGGTGGTGCGGCGGCTCGACGAAGCCAGCGGCGCGATGGCCGGCGGCGACCTGGCGCGCGCCGAAGCGGCCCTGGCCGCGGCCCTGGCGCTGGTGCCCGGCAACGTCGAGGCGTTGCGCCTGTCGGCCCAGCTGCAGCAGTTGCACGGCGAGCACGCGCAGGCGGTGGCGATCCTGCGCCAGGCGCTGGCGAAGGATCCGCGCGATGCCCTGCTGCACATCGGCCTGGGCGTTTCGCTGCAGGCCCGGGGCGAGAACGAGGCGGCGCTGTCGGCGCTGCAGCGGGCCTGCGAGTTGGCGCCGGACTTCGCCCCGGCGTGGTTCAACCTGGGCCGGATGTTCCAGCTGCTGGGGCGCCCGGCGGGGGCGATCACCGCGCTGCACCGCGCGCTGGATCTCGACCCGGAGCATCTGGCGGCGCGCCTGCTGCTGGCCGCGGCGCAGGCCAGCCTCGGCGCCGAGGTACAGGCGGCAGCGAACTACCGCGAGGTACTGCGGCGCGAACCCGGCCATCCGGAAGCCTGGAGCGGGCTGTCCGCGCTGGACGCCGAGTGTTTCGGCAAGGACGACGTGGCCCGGCTGCAGCAGGTGCTGCAGATGCCGCAGCCGACGCCGCATGCGCGCATCCAGCTCGGCTTCGCGCTGGCCCGCGCGCTGGAGGACCAGGCCGATTACCGTGCCGCCTTCCGCGCCTTGCGCAAGGCCAATGCATGGCGACACCGGCAGCTGAACTGGAACGCGGCACGCATGCGGGCGCATGTCGACGCCGTGCTCGCGGCGTTCGCCGAACCGTTGGCCGGGGCCGCAGACGCCACGGTGGGCGGGCCGGTGATCTTCCTGATGGCGCTGCCGCATGCCGGCGCCAGGCTCACTGGGCAGGTCCTGGCCGCGCATCCGTACGTGGGCGGTGTCGACGAGTCGGCCCACCTGCAACGGGTGGTCAGCGAGGAGTCGGCCCGGCGCGGGAAGCCGTTGCTGCAGTGGCTGGGCACGGCTACGCCGGCGGACTGGGCGCGCCTGGGCACGGACTACCTGGCACGCATCGGGCCGGTGGCCCGCGGTCGCCCGCGTCTCGTCGACGCGCACCGGCTGAACTGGCGCCTGGTCGGCGTGGCGATGGCGATGCTGCCCGGCGCACGGGTGGTGCACTGCCGGCGCAACGCGCTGGAAACCTGCTTCGCCTGCTATCGTGAGCTGTTCGCCGGCGGCCACGACTTCAGCTACGACCTGGACGACCTCGCCAGCTATTGGCGCGACCACGAGCGGCTCGGCCGGCATTGGCAGCGGCTGTTCCCGCAACGCTTGCTGGTGCACGACCACGAGGCGCTGCTGGCCGAACCCGACGCCACGGTGCGCCGCCTGCTGACGTTCTGCGGACTCGATTACGACGAGGCTTGCGTCGGCTTCCAGCACGAGCCGGCGGATACGCGCATGGCGCTGCGCACGCGCCAGTCCTGGTCGCGCGAGCCGGCAATGGCAGCACGCTACGGCGCCGAGCTGGATCGCTTGCGCCTCCTGTTAGGCGCGCGCTGA